From the Lepisosteus oculatus isolate fLepOcu1 chromosome 1, fLepOcu1.hap2, whole genome shotgun sequence genome, one window contains:
- the gpr78a gene encoding G-protein coupled receptor 26 isoform X1, with the protein MDLPEILLALFIVVVVIVSLVSNLLVLLCFIYSTEIRKQVPGIFIMNLSFCNLLITVFNMPSTLLGIIKNHQPFGDWICQTVSFLETFLTTNTMLSMAALSIDKWIAVVFPLSYSSKMRYKDAVIMVCYSWFHSLTFSLISLLFSWVDYNQIYASCTLHLKEERERRKFTVFTIVFHATSFMLSLLILCFTYLKVLKVARFHCKRIDIITMQTLLLLVDIHPSVKQRCLVEQKKRRQRATKKISIFIGSFIICFAPYIITRLIELLPFITVNHHWGIVSKCLTYSKAASDPFVYSLLRQQYKKVLVNIVNRILKRDLYPSSGHNSSLDTENDYCLQRVS; encoded by the exons ATGGACTTGCCAGAAATTCTTTTGGCTTTGTTTATTGTCGTGGTAGTGATTGTTTCTTTGGTATCGAACTTACTAGTGTTGTTATGTTTCATCTACAGCACCGAGATTCGCAAACAAGTCCCGGGTATTTTTATCATGAACTTGTctttttgcaatttacttattactGTTTTCAACATGCCGTCCACTTTACTCGGGATTATCAAAAACCATCAGCCCTTTGGAGATTGGATCTGCCAAACTGTAAGCTTTCTGGAGACTTTCTTGACTACAAACACGATGCTAAGCATGGCTGCTTTAAGCATAGATAAATGGATTGCTGTAGTGTTTCCACTGAGTTATTCAAGTAAAATGAGATACAAGGACGCAGTAATCATGGTGTGCTACTCATGGTTTCATTCTCTTACCTTTTCTCTCATCTCGCTGCTTTTTTCTTGGGTTGACTATAACCAAATCTATGCATCTTGCACCttacatttaaaagaagaaagagaaaggaGAAAGTTCACTGTATTTACCATCGTGTTCCATGCCACGAGTTTCATGCTTTCCCTACTAATACTGTGCTTCACATACttaaaggttttaaaagttGCAAGGTTTCACTGCAAGAGGATAGACATTATTACCATGCAGACTCTACTCTTGCTGGTAGATATTCACCCAAG tgttaaaCAACGTTGCCTCGTTGAACAAAAAAAGAGGAGACAGCGTGCTACTAAGAAAATCAGCATTTTTATAGGATCGTTTATTATCTGTTTCGCCCCATATATTATTACAAG ACTGATAGAGCTCCTTCCATTTATAACAGTAAATCACCACTGGGGAATTGTAAGTAAGTGCCTCACATACAGCAAGGCTGCATCAGATCCATTTGTTTATTCTCTTCTGCGTCAACAGTACAAGAAGGTCTTGGTTAATATTGTCAACAGGATTCTTAAAAGAGATCTGTATCCTTCATCTGGGCACAACAGCTCTTTGGACACAGAGAATGATTACTGTCTCCAAAGAGTCAGCTAA
- the gpr78a gene encoding G-protein coupled receptor 26 isoform X2: protein MDLPEILLALFIVVVVIVSLVSNLLVLLCFIYSTEIRKQVPGIFIMNLSFCNLLITVFNMPSTLLGIIKNHQPFGDWICQTVLKVARFHCKRIDIITMQTLLLLVDIHPSVKQRCLVEQKKRRQRATKKISIFIGSFIICFAPYIITRLIELLPFITVNHHWGIVSKCLTYSKAASDPFVYSLLRQQYKKVLVNIVNRILKRDLYPSSGHNSSLDTENDYCLQRVS, encoded by the exons ATGGACTTGCCAGAAATTCTTTTGGCTTTGTTTATTGTCGTGGTAGTGATTGTTTCTTTGGTATCGAACTTACTAGTGTTGTTATGTTTCATCTACAGCACCGAGATTCGCAAACAAGTCCCGGGTATTTTTATCATGAACTTGTctttttgcaatttacttattactGTTTTCAACATGCCGTCCACTTTACTCGGGATTATCAAAAACCATCAGCCCTTTGGAGATTGGATCTGCCAAACT gttttaaaagttGCAAGGTTTCACTGCAAGAGGATAGACATTATTACCATGCAGACTCTACTCTTGCTGGTAGATATTCACCCAAG tgttaaaCAACGTTGCCTCGTTGAACAAAAAAAGAGGAGACAGCGTGCTACTAAGAAAATCAGCATTTTTATAGGATCGTTTATTATCTGTTTCGCCCCATATATTATTACAAG ACTGATAGAGCTCCTTCCATTTATAACAGTAAATCACCACTGGGGAATTGTAAGTAAGTGCCTCACATACAGCAAGGCTGCATCAGATCCATTTGTTTATTCTCTTCTGCGTCAACAGTACAAGAAGGTCTTGGTTAATATTGTCAACAGGATTCTTAAAAGAGATCTGTATCCTTCATCTGGGCACAACAGCTCTTTGGACACAGAGAATGATTACTGTCTCCAAAGAGTCAGCTAA